The following coding sequences lie in one Flavobacterium sediminis genomic window:
- a CDS encoding YggS family pyridoxal phosphate-dependent enzyme, protein MSIAINLTEIKSSLPEDVTLVAVSKTKPISDLMEAYEVGQRIFGENYVQELVEKHEQLPKDIQWHFIGHLQSRKVKLIAPFVSLIHGVDSLKLLQEINKQAEKNNRVIDCLLQIHIAEEESKFGLDEKELEEILKQLLDSARSDNNNLKNIRIVGLMGMATFTEDQNQIRKEFTYLKSLFDKYSKQNTDNWNLKILSMGMSGDYQLAISCGSTMVRIGSSIFGARQYQ, encoded by the coding sequence ATGTCAATAGCAATAAATCTAACAGAAATAAAATCTTCATTACCTGAAGACGTAACTTTGGTAGCCGTTTCAAAAACCAAACCGATTTCAGATCTAATGGAAGCCTATGAGGTGGGTCAACGCATTTTTGGTGAAAACTATGTACAAGAATTAGTTGAAAAACACGAGCAGCTTCCCAAAGATATTCAGTGGCATTTCATCGGGCATTTGCAATCGAGAAAAGTAAAACTTATTGCGCCATTTGTGAGCTTGATTCACGGTGTTGACAGCTTGAAACTTTTACAAGAGATCAACAAGCAAGCCGAAAAGAACAATAGAGTTATCGACTGTTTGCTTCAGATTCATATTGCGGAAGAAGAAAGTAAATTCGGTTTAGATGAAAAGGAATTAGAAGAGATACTGAAACAACTTCTCGACTCCGCTCGAAGTGACAACAATAATTTAAAAAATATTCGAATTGTAGGCTTAATGGGAATGGCTACTTTTACAGAAGATCAAAATCAGATCAGAAAAGAATTCACCTATTTAAAATCACTTTTCGATAAATACTCCAAACAGAACACTGATAATTGGAACCTAAAAATTTTATCTATGGGCATGAGTGGCGATTACCAATTAGCAATTTCCTGTGGTAGCACGATGGTTCGAATAGGAAGTAGTATATTTGGAGCAAGACAATATCAATAA
- a CDS encoding DUF1015 domain-containing protein — protein MAKIIPFKAVRPAPEKAAWVTCRSYDEYSPAELAAWLEFNPYSFLHIISPAYQNMQTIAVEKRFQSVKKQYENFKAEEILVTDEAAAFYLYQIKNKKQVFTGIIAGTSILDYQENKIKKHEDTLAFRVELFKDYLHQTHFNTEPVLITYPDNPAIHTWINLKKKSQPFYEFATPNHEIHSLWKIDTQNEIDWLQEYFEEIPNLYIADGHHRSASASALYDQDKHLNNPNLHYFMSFLIAESNVKIYEFNRLIKDLNGLSQNAFLEELKKHFIVIPKEQELWKPTQKGEFGMYLNGKFYALVYQSNTKEKESVLTNLDAQILYDCVLQPILGIEDLRNDERISYLSGKQSIASIMEKVDSGDFKVGFMLYPSDINEIKAIADADLIMPPKSTYIEPKFRSGLVVYEL, from the coding sequence ATGGCCAAAATCATCCCTTTTAAAGCTGTTCGACCGGCGCCGGAAAAGGCAGCTTGGGTTACTTGTCGGTCTTATGACGAGTATTCCCCTGCTGAACTGGCAGCTTGGCTGGAATTCAATCCGTATTCATTTCTGCATATCATTAGTCCGGCCTATCAGAACATGCAAACCATTGCTGTTGAAAAACGGTTTCAATCCGTCAAAAAACAATACGAAAACTTTAAGGCTGAAGAAATTTTAGTGACCGACGAAGCAGCAGCGTTCTATCTGTACCAAATCAAGAACAAGAAACAAGTTTTTACAGGCATCATAGCCGGAACTTCTATTTTGGATTATCAGGAAAATAAGATCAAGAAACACGAAGATACTTTAGCATTTCGGGTAGAGTTGTTCAAAGATTACCTGCACCAAACACATTTTAATACCGAACCGGTCCTAATTACCTATCCCGATAATCCGGCTATTCACACCTGGATCAACCTAAAGAAAAAGAGCCAACCTTTTTACGAATTTGCAACGCCTAATCACGAGATTCATTCGTTGTGGAAAATCGATACGCAAAACGAGATCGACTGGCTTCAGGAATATTTTGAAGAAATTCCGAACCTTTATATTGCCGATGGCCATCACCGATCGGCCTCTGCCAGTGCTTTGTACGATCAGGACAAACATTTAAACAATCCGAACTTGCATTATTTTATGAGCTTCTTAATTGCCGAAAGTAATGTGAAAATTTACGAGTTCAATCGCTTGATTAAAGATTTGAACGGACTTTCTCAAAACGCTTTTCTGGAAGAACTGAAAAAGCATTTTATAGTCATTCCGAAAGAACAAGAATTGTGGAAACCAACTCAAAAAGGAGAATTCGGTATGTACCTGAATGGTAAGTTCTATGCTTTGGTTTACCAATCGAATACCAAAGAAAAAGAATCTGTTCTCACTAATTTAGACGCACAGATCTTATACGATTGCGTTTTACAACCTATTCTCGGCATTGAAGATCTACGCAATGATGAACGAATTTCGTATCTTTCCGGAAAACAATCTATCGCTTCTATTATGGAAAAAGTCGATTCCGGAGATTTCAAAGTCGGTTTTATGCTTTATCCTTCCGATATTAATGAGATCAAAGCCATTGCTGATGCTGATTTGATTATGCCGCCTAAAAGCACTTATATTGAACCTAAGTTTAGAAGTGGTTTAGTTGTATATGAACTTTAG
- a CDS encoding 3-hydroxyacyl-CoA dehydrogenase family protein, with protein sequence MNTIAVIGAGTMGNGIAHTFAQTGFTVKLIDISEKAIEKGMSTIASNLDRMVSKGTITEEDKYKTLANIITYTDVKDGVVGCDLVVEAATENITLKLNIFKQLSEVCDHNVILATNTSSISITQIAATVVHPERVIGMHFMNPVPIMKLVEIIRGYNTSDEVTKIIMDLSVKLGKTPTEVNDYPGFVANRILMPMINESIETLYNGVAGVQEIDTVMKLGMAHPMGPLQLADFIGLDVCLSILNVMYDGFKNPKYAPCPLLVNMVMAGKLGVKSGEGFYDYSESRKAEKVAKQFK encoded by the coding sequence ATGAACACTATAGCTGTAATAGGTGCAGGAACAATGGGTAACGGAATCGCTCATACGTTTGCACAAACCGGTTTTACCGTAAAATTAATCGACATTTCTGAAAAAGCCATTGAAAAAGGAATGAGCACAATTGCCTCTAACCTGGATCGTATGGTTTCAAAAGGAACTATTACCGAAGAAGACAAGTACAAAACATTAGCCAACATCATTACGTATACAGATGTTAAAGACGGTGTTGTAGGTTGTGACTTAGTTGTAGAAGCGGCTACTGAAAATATAACTTTAAAACTAAATATTTTTAAACAGTTAAGCGAAGTTTGCGACCACAATGTAATCTTAGCAACTAATACATCTTCTATATCCATTACACAAATTGCTGCAACAGTAGTTCATCCGGAGCGTGTTATCGGAATGCATTTTATGAATCCGGTGCCTATCATGAAATTGGTTGAAATCATCCGTGGTTATAATACTTCTGATGAGGTCACTAAAATTATTATGGACTTGTCTGTTAAATTAGGAAAAACACCTACTGAAGTTAACGATTATCCGGGATTTGTAGCTAATAGAATTTTGATGCCGATGATCAATGAATCGATCGAAACTTTATATAACGGTGTTGCAGGAGTACAAGAAATCGATACTGTAATGAAATTAGGAATGGCACACCCAATGGGACCACTTCAATTAGCTGATTTCATCGGATTAGACGTTTGTTTGTCCATCTTAAATGTAATGTACGACGGCTTTAAAAATCCGAAATATGCTCCATGTCCACTATTAGTTAATATGGTAATGGCTGGAAAATTAGGGGTAAAATCAGGTGAAGGTTTCTACGATTACAGCGAAAGCAGAAAAGCTGAAAAAGTAGCAAAACAATTTAAATAG
- a CDS encoding Gfo/Idh/MocA family protein encodes MLKVGVLGAGHLGKIHLRLLKQSEKYELVGFYDPFKENADKVAKEFGYTKFNSIEELIAAVDVVDIVTPTLSHYECAVQAIKSGKHVFLEKPISNTVEEAEGIIKLAKEYNVKGQVGHVERFNPAFKAVKDQIHNPMFIETHRLAEFNPRGTDVPVVLDLMIHDIDAILSVVKSKVKDVHASGVAVISDSPDIANARVEFENGCVANITSSRISMKNMRKSRFFQKDAYISVDYLEKICEVVKMKDAPEVPGDFDMILQNAEGVKKQIYFDNPEVHTNNAILDELETFADAINNNTTPIVTLEDGTEALRVAYQIIASMEKNR; translated from the coding sequence ATGTTAAAAGTTGGTGTTCTGGGTGCCGGTCACTTGGGCAAAATACATTTACGTTTACTCAAACAATCTGAAAAATACGAATTAGTAGGTTTCTACGATCCTTTCAAAGAAAATGCCGATAAAGTAGCCAAAGAATTTGGCTATACCAAATTTAACTCCATAGAAGAACTCATTGCTGCCGTTGATGTTGTCGACATTGTAACGCCTACACTGTCACACTATGAATGTGCTGTTCAGGCAATAAAATCCGGAAAGCACGTATTCTTAGAAAAACCGATTTCAAATACCGTAGAAGAGGCCGAAGGCATCATTAAACTAGCTAAAGAGTATAATGTTAAAGGGCAAGTAGGTCATGTGGAACGATTTAATCCGGCATTTAAAGCCGTAAAAGATCAGATTCACAATCCGATGTTCATTGAAACTCACCGATTGGCAGAATTTAATCCCCGTGGTACCGATGTTCCTGTAGTTCTTGACCTGATGATTCACGATATTGATGCTATTTTAAGCGTTGTAAAATCAAAAGTAAAAGACGTACATGCCAGTGGTGTAGCTGTGATTTCTGATTCACCTGATATTGCCAATGCCCGCGTAGAATTTGAAAATGGTTGTGTCGCCAACATTACTTCAAGCCGTATTTCAATGAAAAACATGCGTAAATCGCGTTTCTTCCAAAAAGACGCTTACATTTCGGTTGATTATTTAGAGAAAATATGCGAAGTCGTAAAAATGAAAGACGCTCCTGAAGTTCCGGGTGATTTTGATATGATCCTGCAAAATGCCGAAGGGGTTAAAAAACAGATCTATTTTGACAATCCAGAAGTTCATACTAATAACGCTATCTTAGACGAATTGGAAACTTTTGCCGATGCAATTAACAATAACACCACTCCTATTGTCACTTTAGAAGATGGAACGGAAGCATTGCGTGTAGCGTATCAAATCATAGCTTCTATGGAGAAAAACAGATAA
- a CDS encoding protein-L-isoaspartate(D-aspartate) O-methyltransferase, translating to MNDTQKHQGLRNKLVTLLEEKGITDKNVLEAIRKIPRHLFLDSSFEDFAYQDKAFPIAAGQTISQPYTVAFQSQLLEVKKGDKILEIGTGSGYQCAVLCLMGAQVYSIERQNELFKKTSLFLPKIGIRPKRLIFGDGYKGLESEAPFDSIIITAGAPFIPQPLMAQLKIGGRMVIPLGEDHQIMTMLIRKNETQFEKHEFGEFRFVPLLEDKN from the coding sequence TTGAACGACACTCAGAAACATCAGGGGCTTAGAAATAAGTTGGTTACGCTTTTAGAAGAAAAGGGAATAACCGACAAAAATGTTCTGGAAGCTATTCGGAAGATTCCAAGACATTTGTTCTTAGACTCCAGTTTTGAAGATTTTGCTTATCAGGATAAAGCTTTTCCGATAGCAGCAGGGCAAACGATATCTCAGCCTTATACAGTGGCTTTTCAGAGTCAGTTGCTTGAGGTAAAAAAAGGAGATAAAATATTAGAAATAGGGACGGGTAGTGGTTACCAATGTGCTGTTCTGTGTTTAATGGGAGCTCAGGTTTATTCTATTGAACGCCAAAACGAGTTGTTTAAAAAAACATCATTGTTCCTGCCTAAGATAGGCATTCGCCCGAAGCGACTCATATTCGGAGACGGATATAAAGGCTTAGAGTCAGAGGCTCCGTTTGATAGTATCATCATTACAGCAGGTGCTCCGTTTATCCCGCAGCCTTTAATGGCGCAGTTAAAGATAGGCGGAAGAATGGTCATTCCGTTAGGAGAGGATCATCAAATCATGACAATGTTGATCCGTAAGAATGAAACACAATTTGAGAAGCATGAGTTCGGAGAGTTTCGATTTGTACCTTTATTAGAAGATAAAAATTAA
- a CDS encoding transglutaminase domain-containing protein codes for MKKILMLCLILFGFSAFAQQDYSTVMDLLLNNKREEARKLFNKQFGKTKDKSIDLLFLDAMIDEQNGRINYDATLLQKIEKLPNAVYYIDPFINDNFVMANVNDEKYDDLTFEKIDFLAQSEVFRNRDIVKYRKAVSENKRLRYEEGKKYIAQLHTISAWQFCGVFENLNSSGLDTEYEPETYAKNDKVFEANSNGQVGWYNPKIPEYDGYNFFSNESEYGRGIMYAQTFVDVPADKEYLLQFGTSSGIKVFVDDVEVASAYETGRTNINAFNYWLTLSKGTHRILLKVECSGNDYFSARLVNKDLSNPTELQFSSVYKDYAGGTTVAATETTLDYEKYFQDLVTKNPENVLYKLFLFKAYEANHKKELAHKAIEGLDTKYPKSSLIARYMIGYYSMDDNYDKIEELNKNIENNDEDYYYTVLLKMKDGNWLKEAQIKDLESYAEKSKKYISKTYSLLFQFMVASRQSNIDKMFELLDDLIAESHNKEGYILSKANLYNNLKDDKTTYIEILEGIVKEHEDFDAVGKLVEFYSDSNRKEDVKQIILSRLKVYPYFNSLRDAYIGMLINENQYKEALTYVDENLEFFPYSFENFEQKADIYRLMKDNKQAETYYLKALSHDSSNSSLRKKLYDLTNTPDEIEVVETKDVYDLIEKRRNTALKGDYGVSLLLDEYIVNVLPEGGRKSKVRFIYEVTAENGIENLKEYSLNTYGINLIKSEIVKKNGTLVPAEDSGSMLVFPNLEVGDVVYIEYDYYSNSYGRFYKDFTSGFTFNGSYPVVESTFSIIHDPSLDLKITSKNGNVKLTEKKLKKKVIKQWKQENTPSIPIYEKYAPEYSDLTKTISVGTIKSWSVIADWYADLVKKNIKYDRITQNAFKEIFPEGINGISENERAEKIYRYICDNITYSFLDFRQSGYVPQKPSKTLTTKLGDCKDLSTLFVTLAQEAGLQSNLVLVLTNDNGFKTLSLPSKDFNHCIVRVMIDGKETFLEMTDRYLPFKALPISLYHANALVINFDKVKNQEAQLINIPFDNAIVNKNVTKTIINVSEDKKEFTNNHVLYGSPKSYYNELFSNATTEDVRKKEFEEMYNSRLNKVVLMKDSKLLSTDKYSESVNFETGFTVNEKLQQLGSLKILSIPFIDQVYTKDIISKENRNYSISYITYENVKDYESEVVLNIPEGSKFIELPENKDLSYKGHHYELQYELAKPNQLVVKRKVTLDWNDIPSDDYADFKKYVEEVIAAEEQIVGYK; via the coding sequence ATGAAAAAAATTTTAATGTTATGCCTGATCTTGTTCGGTTTTTCTGCTTTTGCCCAACAAGACTATTCTACAGTAATGGATCTGTTACTGAATAACAAAAGAGAAGAAGCTCGAAAATTATTCAACAAGCAATTTGGGAAAACAAAAGATAAATCAATTGATTTATTGTTCTTAGATGCTATGATTGATGAGCAAAACGGACGGATCAATTATGATGCGACCTTGCTTCAGAAAATTGAGAAGTTGCCGAATGCCGTTTATTACATTGATCCTTTTATCAATGATAATTTTGTAATGGCTAATGTAAATGATGAAAAATATGATGATCTGACCTTTGAAAAGATTGACTTTTTGGCGCAGTCAGAAGTTTTCAGAAATCGGGATATTGTGAAATACCGAAAAGCTGTTTCCGAAAATAAACGTTTGCGCTATGAAGAAGGAAAAAAATATATTGCTCAGCTGCATACAATAAGTGCGTGGCAGTTTTGCGGTGTTTTTGAAAACTTAAATAGCAGCGGTCTGGATACGGAATACGAACCGGAAACGTATGCTAAAAACGACAAAGTATTTGAAGCGAACAGTAATGGGCAAGTAGGATGGTACAATCCTAAGATTCCTGAGTACGATGGTTATAATTTTTTCTCTAATGAAAGTGAATACGGAAGAGGAATCATGTATGCACAAACTTTTGTGGATGTCCCTGCAGATAAAGAATATTTGTTGCAATTCGGTACATCTTCCGGGATAAAGGTATTTGTTGACGATGTAGAAGTTGCATCTGCTTATGAAACCGGAAGAACGAATATTAATGCTTTTAATTATTGGTTAACATTATCTAAAGGTACTCATCGCATCCTACTTAAAGTAGAGTGTTCCGGTAATGATTATTTTTCTGCTCGTTTGGTAAATAAAGATCTTTCGAATCCGACAGAATTACAATTTTCCTCTGTTTATAAGGATTATGCAGGAGGGACAACAGTTGCAGCCACAGAAACAACGTTAGATTATGAGAAGTATTTTCAGGATTTGGTAACTAAAAATCCTGAAAATGTGTTGTATAAATTGTTCTTGTTTAAAGCTTATGAGGCAAATCATAAGAAAGAATTAGCACATAAAGCAATAGAAGGCTTAGATACTAAATACCCTAAAAGTTCTTTGATCGCCCGTTACATGATAGGATATTACAGTATGGATGATAACTATGATAAGATCGAGGAGCTGAATAAGAATATAGAAAACAATGATGAAGACTATTATTATACGGTATTATTGAAAATGAAAGACGGTAATTGGCTTAAAGAAGCTCAGATCAAAGACTTAGAAAGCTATGCCGAAAAATCAAAAAAATACATCAGTAAGACTTATAGCTTATTGTTTCAATTCATGGTGGCTTCAAGACAATCTAATATTGATAAAATGTTTGAATTGTTAGATGATTTAATAGCGGAAAGCCACAACAAAGAAGGTTATATACTGTCTAAAGCTAATTTATACAATAATCTAAAAGACGATAAGACCACATACATAGAAATATTAGAAGGGATTGTAAAAGAACATGAGGATTTTGATGCCGTAGGCAAATTGGTTGAATTTTACAGCGATTCTAATAGAAAAGAAGATGTAAAACAGATCATTTTGAGTCGTTTGAAAGTGTATCCGTATTTTAATTCATTGCGAGATGCATATATCGGAATGTTAATCAATGAAAACCAATATAAGGAAGCGTTAACCTATGTAGATGAAAATCTGGAATTTTTCCCGTATTCGTTTGAGAATTTTGAACAAAAGGCAGATATTTATCGTTTGATGAAAGACAACAAACAAGCGGAAACATATTATCTAAAAGCTCTTTCTCATGATTCTTCTAATAGTTCATTACGTAAAAAATTATACGATTTAACGAATACACCTGACGAAATAGAGGTAGTGGAAACGAAAGATGTTTATGATCTGATTGAAAAAAGACGTAACACAGCTTTAAAAGGAGATTATGGTGTTTCATTACTTTTAGACGAATATATCGTTAATGTATTGCCGGAAGGCGGACGCAAATCCAAAGTTCGTTTTATTTACGAAGTAACGGCTGAAAACGGTATTGAGAACCTTAAAGAGTATTCTTTGAATACTTACGGGATCAATCTGATAAAATCTGAGATCGTTAAAAAGAACGGAACTCTTGTTCCTGCTGAAGATAGCGGTTCTATGTTAGTTTTTCCTAATCTGGAAGTAGGCGACGTCGTTTATATTGAGTACGATTATTATTCTAATTCGTATGGACGATTCTACAAAGACTTTACGTCAGGATTTACCTTTAACGGTAGTTATCCGGTAGTGGAATCCACTTTTTCAATTATTCATGATCCTAGTTTAGATCTGAAAATAACCTCTAAGAACGGAAACGTAAAACTGACGGAGAAAAAACTGAAAAAGAAAGTAATCAAGCAGTGGAAACAAGAAAACACACCAAGTATTCCGATCTATGAAAAGTATGCTCCGGAATATTCTGATCTAACTAAAACCATAAGCGTCGGAACCATTAAGTCATGGAGTGTTATTGCCGATTGGTATGCTGATCTGGTAAAGAAAAATATAAAATACGACCGAATAACTCAAAATGCGTTTAAAGAGATCTTTCCAGAGGGAATAAACGGAATTTCTGAAAATGAAAGAGCCGAAAAGATCTACAGATATATTTGTGATAATATAACTTATAGTTTCTTAGATTTCAGACAAAGTGGTTATGTTCCGCAAAAACCATCTAAAACGCTAACTACTAAATTAGGAGACTGTAAAGACTTGTCAACGTTGTTTGTAACCCTAGCACAGGAAGCAGGTTTGCAATCTAATTTGGTTTTGGTATTGACTAATGATAACGGATTTAAAACACTTTCACTGCCTTCTAAAGATTTCAATCACTGTATTGTAAGAGTTATGATTGACGGTAAGGAGACGTTCCTGGAAATGACAGATCGTTATTTGCCTTTTAAAGCTTTACCGATTTCTTTATACCATGCCAATGCTTTAGTGATTAATTTTGATAAGGTAAAAAATCAGGAAGCACAATTGATCAATATACCGTTTGATAATGCTATTGTAAATAAAAATGTAACCAAAACCATTATCAATGTAAGCGAAGACAAAAAAGAGTTTACAAATAACCATGTGTTATACGGAAGCCCGAAATCGTACTATAATGAGTTGTTTTCAAATGCCACAACCGAAGATGTAAGAAAGAAAGAATTTGAAGAAATGTATAATTCCCGTCTTAATAAGGTTGTTTTAATGAAAGATTCAAAATTATTATCCACTGATAAATATTCAGAGAGTGTTAATTTTGAAACCGGTTTTACGGTAAATGAAAAACTACAACAGTTAGGAAGTCTTAAGATATTAAGTATACCGTTTATCGATCAGGTATATACTAAAGACATTATCTCAAAAGAGAATCGTAACTATTCCATTTCATATATAACCTATGAAAATGTAAAAGATTATGAGTCTGAAGTAGTACTTAATATTCCGGAGGGAAGTAAATTCATTGAATTGCCGGAAAATAAAGATCTGAGTTATAAAGGCCATCATTATGAATTACAATATGAATTGGCAAAACCGAATCAATTAGTCGTAAAAAGAAAAGTAACGTTGGATTGGAATGATATTCCGTCTGATGATTATGCCGATTTCAAAAAATATGTAGAAGAGGTAATTGCTGCTGAAGAACAAATCGTAGGGTATAAATAA
- a CDS encoding helix-turn-helix domain-containing protein, producing the protein MQTLQQLLKQGRYDKELTTRKLAEVASIDQALISKFENGYRIPTRKQVQLLADILELDLKALLVAWYKIKLSHSFDINPFAIQAISEILQEKGIDVGKGAKKEEQISEILDELEVLKQKLTSLR; encoded by the coding sequence ATGCAAACTCTGCAACAGCTTTTAAAACAAGGACGTTACGACAAAGAACTTACCACTCGAAAATTGGCCGAAGTAGCATCGATCGATCAGGCTTTAATCAGTAAATTCGAGAATGGTTACCGCATTCCTACCCGCAAACAAGTTCAGTTATTAGCCGATATATTGGAACTGGATCTTAAAGCACTTTTAGTGGCGTGGTACAAAATAAAATTAAGCCATAGCTTTGACATTAATCCTTTTGCGATACAGGCTATATCTGAAATTCTTCAGGAAAAAGGCATTGATGTTGGTAAAGGCGCTAAAAAGGAAGAGCAGATATCTGAAATCCTTGATGAATTAGAAGTCTTAAAACAAAAGCTAACCAGTTTGAGATAA
- the smpB gene encoding SsrA-binding protein SmpB codes for MQKTVNILNRKAKFDYEIIDKYTAGIVLTGTEIKSIRMGKASIAESFCEFHHNELFVINSTIEEYLYGTHYNHRAKSERKLLLNRKELKKLQKDSENKGLTIIPLRLFINEKGLAKMDIALCRGKKNYDKRETMKDRDTKRDLDRIKKRY; via the coding sequence ATGCAAAAAACGGTAAACATACTTAACAGAAAAGCGAAGTTTGATTATGAAATAATTGACAAATATACGGCCGGAATTGTTTTAACCGGAACCGAAATAAAGTCAATCCGAATGGGAAAAGCATCTATTGCCGAAAGTTTTTGTGAATTTCACCATAATGAATTATTTGTCATCAATTCTACCATTGAGGAATACCTTTACGGTACGCATTACAATCACAGAGCTAAAAGCGAACGAAAACTTCTTCTAAACAGAAAAGAGCTCAAAAAACTTCAAAAAGATAGTGAGAATAAGGGTTTAACGATCATTCCGCTGCGCTTATTCATCAACGAAAAAGGATTGGCTAAAATGGACATTGCTTTGTGTAGAGGTAAGAAAAACTATGATAAACGCGAAACCATGAAAGATCGCGATACAAAACGTGATTTGGACAGAATCAAAAAACGGTATTAG
- a CDS encoding OmpW/AlkL family protein, with protein sequence MRKIFLTLLSVTFLGIGFASAQESEEVKTADFSKWQVRLRGVGVIPNESSTIGIIGGEAAISNSFIPELDFTYFFTKNIAAELILGTTKHDVKAVGTAAGEVDLGSVWLLPPTLTAQYHFYPTKDKLFKPYIGAGVNYTIFYGVKSGDVADVTYDNAFGYAAQIGFDLMLTDKFFLNVDAKRLFLNTDVTVDASNLVPGLSIPADVDIDPWLFGFGVGMKF encoded by the coding sequence ATGAGAAAAATATTTTTAACCCTATTGTCAGTTACATTTTTAGGGATCGGGTTTGCAAGTGCACAAGAAAGTGAAGAAGTAAAAACAGCAGATTTTAGCAAATGGCAAGTTAGATTAAGAGGAGTAGGAGTTATTCCGAATGAAAGTTCTACTATCGGAATTATCGGTGGGGAAGCAGCTATTTCTAATAGCTTCATTCCGGAACTGGATTTTACGTACTTCTTTACAAAAAATATTGCCGCTGAATTAATTTTAGGAACTACTAAACATGATGTTAAAGCAGTTGGAACAGCAGCCGGTGAAGTTGATTTAGGGAGTGTTTGGTTATTGCCACCTACTTTAACAGCGCAATATCACTTTTATCCGACAAAAGATAAATTATTCAAACCTTATATCGGAGCAGGTGTAAACTATACGATATTTTATGGGGTAAAATCAGGAGATGTGGCAGACGTTACTTATGATAATGCTTTCGGATATGCAGCTCAGATAGGTTTTGACCTTATGTTAACAGATAAATTTTTCTTAAACGTAGATGCAAAGCGTCTATTTTTAAATACGGATGTAACTGTTGATGCTTCAAATTTAGTTCCAGGATTGAGTATTCCTGCAGATGTTGACATCGACCCATGGTTGTTCGGGTTCGGTGTTGGTATGAAGTTTTAA
- a CDS encoding aldose 1-epimerase family protein — MKISLSNQNISAQITTLGAELLSLEKDHRNYIWTIDEQYWNKTSPVLFPIVGRLKNDQYTLNGKEFSLPRHGFARNYEFDVLKQTENSVIFKLSANEETVKVYPFDFDFLYHYVLNGNVLEITFEIINKNSFEMPFSIGAHPAFRLENPVENYSLQFEKEDLFKSDHLTHENFDGSFSIIESKNGEILLSDTLFENDALVFKNLKSNYLFLAEHNKPVLKFYFQDFPFLGIWKKIKAPFLCLEPWQGLADHTNHNGNFLEKEGVIILQPNSSKKLGYKIEIL; from the coding sequence ATGAAAATTAGTCTTTCAAATCAAAATATCTCAGCACAGATCACTACTTTAGGAGCCGAACTCCTATCACTTGAAAAAGACCATCGAAATTACATTTGGACTATTGATGAACAATACTGGAATAAAACTTCTCCGGTGCTGTTCCCTATTGTAGGACGTTTAAAAAATGATCAATACACCTTAAACGGAAAAGAATTTAGCTTACCTAGACATGGTTTTGCCCGCAATTATGAATTTGACGTTCTGAAACAAACGGAAAACAGTGTTATTTTTAAACTGAGCGCAAACGAAGAAACCGTAAAGGTTTATCCTTTTGATTTCGATTTTTTATACCACTACGTTTTAAATGGTAATGTTTTAGAAATCACTTTTGAAATTATTAATAAAAACAGTTTTGAAATGCCTTTCTCCATTGGAGCACATCCTGCATTCAGACTGGAAAACCCTGTTGAGAACTATAGCTTACAATTTGAGAAAGAAGATCTTTTTAAAAGTGATCACCTTACTCATGAGAATTTTGACGGAAGCTTTTCAATAATAGAAAGTAAGAACGGTGAGATCCTGCTAAGTGACACCTTGTTTGAAAATGATGCGCTGGTATTTAAAAATCTGAAATCTAACTACTTGTTCCTCGCTGAGCACAACAAACCGGTTTTAAAATTCTATTTTCAGGATTTTCCGTTTCTAGGCATTTGGAAAAAAATAAAAGCTCCTTTTCTATGTCTGGAGCCGTGGCAAGGATTAGCTGATCATACAAACCATAATGGTAATTTCTTAGAAAAAGAAGGAGTCATAATTTTGCAACCTAATTCTTCAAAAAAACTAGGTTACAAAATTGAGATTTTATAA